One Williamsia phyllosphaerae DNA segment encodes these proteins:
- a CDS encoding APC family permease, protein MSSTGADHTLARRLGTVDAVVIGLGSMIGAGVFASFAPAAAVAGSGLLIGLAIAALVAFCNATSSAQLAAQYPQSGGTYVYGRERLGDWWGFVAGWSFVVGKTASCAAMALTFGVYALPDGWARPGAVAAVVVLTAVNYFGVTRTAGVTKVIVTVVVLVLAGVVVAGIVGGDPQTSNLIDDVVGHGWYGIVQSAGLLFFAFAGYARIATLGEEVHDPARSIPRAIVLALAIALAVYVVIAAISLAVLGPDRLAGSVAPLVDVATSGGSGWMDPIVRIGAAAATLGALLGLIAGVGRTTLAMARTGDLPRPLAAVHPRHRVPHRAEIAVATVVSVLVLTLDLRDAIGFSSFGVLVYYLVANVAALTQQREHRRYPRGLAVVGAVGCVVLVVALPGSAIAVGLLVVIVGVAYRLIGRRGGETP, encoded by the coding sequence ATGAGCAGCACCGGCGCCGACCACACCCTGGCCCGACGTCTCGGCACGGTCGATGCCGTGGTCATCGGTCTCGGGTCGATGATCGGCGCGGGGGTCTTCGCGTCGTTCGCCCCGGCTGCCGCCGTCGCGGGGTCGGGCCTGCTGATCGGTCTGGCGATCGCTGCGCTCGTCGCCTTCTGCAACGCGACGTCGTCGGCACAGTTGGCAGCTCAGTACCCGCAGTCCGGTGGCACGTACGTGTACGGCCGTGAACGACTGGGCGACTGGTGGGGATTCGTCGCCGGATGGTCGTTCGTCGTCGGCAAGACGGCCAGTTGCGCGGCCATGGCGCTCACGTTCGGTGTCTACGCACTGCCGGACGGATGGGCCCGACCGGGCGCGGTGGCAGCGGTGGTCGTGCTGACCGCGGTCAACTACTTCGGCGTGACACGGACCGCCGGCGTCACCAAGGTCATCGTGACGGTCGTGGTGCTGGTGCTCGCCGGGGTGGTTGTCGCGGGAATCGTCGGCGGCGACCCACAGACATCGAATCTGATCGACGACGTCGTGGGGCACGGGTGGTACGGGATCGTTCAGTCCGCCGGGCTGTTGTTCTTCGCGTTCGCCGGCTACGCGCGGATCGCGACGTTGGGTGAAGAGGTGCATGACCCGGCGCGGTCGATCCCGCGGGCGATCGTGCTCGCCCTGGCCATCGCGCTGGCCGTGTACGTCGTCATCGCCGCTATCTCCCTCGCCGTACTCGGACCGGATCGCCTGGCCGGATCGGTTGCGCCGTTGGTCGATGTCGCCACGTCGGGCGGTAGCGGATGGATGGACCCGATCGTGCGAATCGGGGCCGCGGCGGCCACACTCGGCGCGCTGCTCGGTCTCATCGCAGGCGTGGGCCGGACGACCCTGGCGATGGCTCGTACCGGCGACCTCCCGCGTCCGCTGGCGGCCGTACATCCCCGCCACCGGGTTCCGCACCGAGCCGAGATCGCCGTGGCGACGGTGGTGTCCGTCCTCGTGCTCACCCTCGATCTGCGCGACGCCATCGGTTTCTCGTCGTTCGGGGTGCTGGTCTACTACCTCGTCGCGAACGTGGCTGCCCTCACCCAGCAACGAGAGCATCGGCGCTATCCCCGTGGACTCGCGGTGGTGGGGGCGGTCGGTTGCGTGGTTCTCGTCGTCGCACTACCGGGATCGGCGATCGCCGTCGGACTGCTCGTGGTGATCGTCGGAGTGGCCTACCGGCTCATCGGCCGACGTGGAGGGGAAACGCCGTGA
- a CDS encoding SDR family oxidoreductase, with protein MTKTTCVVTGATGYIGGRLAPRLIDRGHTVRALVRTPSKLADAPWADENTVVKGDLSDRASLDRAFAGADVVYHLVHSMGGSDDFMAEERRTATNLAEAAKAAGVSRIVYLSGLHPLEKELSDHLTSRVEVGEIFIASGVDTIVLQAGVVIGTGSASFELIRHLTDRLPIMTTPRWVHNKIQPIAVRDALYYLAEAATVPITESRTYDIGGTEVFEYGDMMQIYAEAAGLRRRRMVVLPYLTPSIASRWVRLVTPVPSGLARPLIESLEHDAVMHEHDIDDLIPRPEGGLLTYRQALDAALDRKHRADTDNTWSNADASVPAAEPLPTDPSWAGEDVFTDTRSVNTGASPEALWKVVSTIGGDNGWYSTPLVWSARAAVDGVVGGPGLRRGKSGDTAAEGEALDWWRVVDVEDGSVLRLRAETKMPGVAWLELRVVPEGSGARLEQKTIFYARGLAGLAYWYGQLPFHKVIFSRMAHNIVSTAEAAH; from the coding sequence ATGACGAAGACGACCTGCGTGGTCACCGGCGCCACCGGATACATCGGAGGCCGCCTCGCGCCGCGCCTCATCGATCGGGGCCACACCGTGCGCGCCCTGGTCCGCACGCCGTCGAAACTCGCCGACGCGCCGTGGGCCGACGAGAACACCGTGGTCAAGGGTGACCTCTCCGATCGCGCGTCCCTCGATCGCGCGTTCGCGGGCGCCGACGTCGTCTATCACCTCGTGCACTCCATGGGCGGTTCCGACGACTTCATGGCCGAGGAGCGCCGCACGGCCACCAACCTCGCCGAGGCCGCGAAGGCCGCGGGCGTGTCCCGCATCGTCTACCTGAGCGGTCTGCACCCGCTCGAGAAGGAACTGTCGGACCATCTGACGTCGCGCGTCGAGGTGGGCGAGATCTTCATCGCGTCCGGCGTCGACACCATCGTGCTGCAGGCGGGCGTCGTGATCGGCACCGGATCGGCCTCGTTCGAGTTGATCCGGCACCTCACCGACCGCCTCCCGATCATGACCACGCCGCGCTGGGTGCACAACAAGATCCAGCCGATCGCTGTTCGCGATGCGCTGTACTACCTGGCCGAGGCGGCCACCGTCCCCATCACCGAGAGCCGCACCTACGACATCGGCGGCACCGAGGTCTTCGAGTACGGCGACATGATGCAGATCTACGCCGAGGCGGCCGGGCTGCGGCGCCGGCGGATGGTCGTGCTGCCGTACCTCACCCCGTCGATCGCCAGCCGGTGGGTTCGCCTGGTGACACCGGTGCCCAGCGGACTGGCACGCCCACTCATCGAGTCCCTCGAACACGACGCCGTCATGCACGAGCACGACATCGACGATCTCATCCCCCGCCCCGAGGGCGGACTGTTGACCTATCGGCAGGCGCTCGACGCCGCTCTGGACCGCAAGCATCGCGCCGACACCGACAACACCTGGTCCAACGCCGACGCGTCCGTGCCTGCCGCAGAACCACTCCCGACGGATCCGTCGTGGGCGGGCGAGGACGTCTTCACCGACACCAGGTCGGTGAACACCGGCGCCTCGCCGGAGGCGTTGTGGAAGGTCGTCTCGACCATCGGTGGCGACAACGGCTGGTATTCAACACCTCTCGTGTGGTCGGCGCGGGCCGCGGTCGACGGCGTGGTCGGCGGACCCGGCTTGCGACGCGGCAAGTCCGGCGACACCGCCGCCGAGGGCGAGGCACTGGACTGGTGGCGCGTCGTCGACGTCGAGGACGGTTCCGTGCTCCGCCTGCGCGCGGAGACCAAGATGCCCGGCGTCGCATGGCTCGAATTACGAGTCGTCCCCGAGGGTTCCGGCGCGCGACTGGAGCAGAAGACCATCTTCTACGCCCGCGGCCTGGCCGGTCTCGCCTACTGGTACGGCCAGCTGCCGTTCCACAAGGTGATCTTCTCGCGGATGGCACACAACATCGTGTCAACGGCCGAAGCCGCGCACTGA
- a CDS encoding putative protein N(5)-glutamine methyltransferase, translated as MTPDDIVASLRSAGCVFAEDEAALLIDAADGPAELAAMVSDRVAGRPLEYIVGWVAFGDLRIQVADGVFVPRSRTQLLAAQAARLVSGDAVLIEMCCGAGAVAATVASRVPTAQIVACDIDPIATDCARRNLSDAQVCTGDLFDALPDTLRGRVGVIAANAPYVPTDAIATMPREARQYEPRTTLDGGPDGLDIARRIVVGAPDWLGPGGHLLIETSTRQAGALCAAMVRRGFDARTITDEDNGGTVAVAALP; from the coding sequence GTGACGCCTGACGACATCGTCGCCTCCCTGCGATCGGCGGGATGTGTTTTCGCCGAGGACGAGGCCGCACTCCTGATCGATGCCGCGGACGGTCCTGCGGAGTTGGCGGCGATGGTGTCCGACCGCGTCGCCGGCCGTCCACTGGAATACATCGTCGGCTGGGTTGCGTTCGGAGACCTGCGAATACAGGTTGCCGACGGCGTCTTCGTGCCCCGCTCCCGAACGCAGCTGCTCGCGGCGCAGGCCGCCCGACTCGTGAGCGGCGACGCCGTGCTCATCGAGATGTGTTGCGGGGCAGGCGCGGTCGCGGCGACGGTGGCCAGTCGGGTACCGACCGCGCAGATCGTCGCCTGCGACATCGATCCGATCGCCACGGACTGCGCCCGTCGCAACCTGTCCGATGCGCAGGTGTGCACCGGCGACCTGTTCGACGCCCTCCCCGACACCCTCCGCGGGCGAGTCGGCGTGATCGCGGCGAATGCGCCCTACGTCCCCACCGACGCCATCGCGACGATGCCGCGTGAGGCCCGACAGTACGAGCCGCGGACCACGCTCGACGGCGGTCCCGACGGCCTCGACATCGCCCGGCGGATCGTGGTCGGCGCACCGGACTGGCTCGGACCGGGCGGGCATCTGCTGATCGAGACATCCACCCGCCAGGCCGGCGCCTTGTGTGCGGCGATGGTGCGGCGTGGGTTCGACGCCCGCACGATCACCGACGAGGACAACGGCGGCACCGTCGCCGTGGCCGCCCTTCCGTAG
- a CDS encoding HNH endonuclease family protein, with amino-acid sequence MFHRFTIRSAATVSVVIGCVAAGLGLTTSVAGATPPAIPSVATAKSELAGLPVATEGSMSGYSREQFPHWIAQSGTCDTRETVLKRDGSGVTVGSDCQPTAGSWRSPYDGVTVATSSGVDVDHIVPLAEAWRSGAASWTTARRQAFANDLTNSQLIAVSASSNRSKGDQDPSTWLPPVSSYHCTYARMWIGSKHAWGLSLQSSEKSALTSLLNGC; translated from the coding sequence ATGTTCCATCGCTTCACCATTCGATCGGCGGCCACCGTGTCCGTCGTGATCGGCTGCGTCGCAGCCGGGCTCGGCTTGACGACCTCGGTTGCCGGTGCCACACCACCGGCCATCCCGTCGGTCGCGACCGCGAAGTCGGAACTGGCCGGGCTCCCGGTCGCCACCGAGGGTTCGATGAGCGGCTACTCACGCGAGCAGTTCCCGCACTGGATCGCCCAGTCGGGCACCTGCGACACCCGCGAGACCGTGCTCAAACGCGACGGGTCGGGTGTGACCGTGGGCAGCGATTGTCAGCCGACGGCGGGGTCGTGGCGTTCGCCGTATGACGGTGTCACCGTCGCCACCTCCTCGGGTGTCGACGTCGACCACATCGTCCCGCTCGCCGAGGCCTGGCGGTCCGGCGCCGCGTCGTGGACCACCGCGCGCCGCCAGGCGTTCGCCAACGATCTGACGAACTCGCAGCTCATCGCCGTGTCGGCGAGCTCGAACCGCTCCAAGGGCGACCAGGATCCGTCGACCTGGCTGCCGCCGGTCAGCTCGTATCACTGCACCTACGCTCGGATGTGGATCGGCTCCAAGCACGCGTGGGGTCTCTCGCTGCAGTCGAGTGAGAAGTCAGCACTCACCTCACTACTGAACGGATGCTAG
- a CDS encoding YoaK family protein, producing the protein MAREPRVVTSTTVRLGMLMAAVGGFLDVYTFVNRGGVFANAQTGNLIFLGIKASQGRWCDAAAHVPPVIAFVAGVMTAQYLTTTAARTWLRYPVRSVLVVEFVLLLAVGFIPSSERLNYGDELSTVVIAYAAAIQIAVFKTLVDVAYSTTMTTGNLKSMSMALYDWVFGHDPVARPHAVNLAAIIGSFLTGAVVCAVSSPTLGVHTVWLALPLLAFALALFSYDEWSVRRRR; encoded by the coding sequence ATGGCGCGTGAGCCTCGGGTCGTCACCTCCACCACCGTCCGACTCGGCATGCTCATGGCCGCGGTCGGGGGTTTCCTCGACGTGTACACGTTCGTCAATCGGGGCGGGGTGTTCGCCAATGCCCAGACCGGCAATCTGATCTTCCTCGGCATCAAGGCCTCGCAGGGGCGTTGGTGCGATGCCGCAGCGCACGTCCCGCCCGTGATCGCGTTCGTCGCCGGCGTGATGACGGCGCAGTACCTCACCACCACCGCAGCCCGGACCTGGCTGAGGTATCCGGTGCGCAGCGTGTTGGTCGTCGAGTTCGTCCTGCTCCTGGCGGTGGGGTTCATCCCCAGCTCCGAGCGATTGAACTACGGCGACGAGCTGTCCACGGTGGTGATCGCCTACGCGGCCGCGATACAGATCGCGGTGTTCAAGACGCTGGTCGACGTCGCCTACTCGACCACCATGACGACCGGCAACCTCAAGAGCATGTCGATGGCGTTGTACGACTGGGTTTTCGGGCACGATCCCGTGGCTCGGCCGCATGCGGTGAACCTGGCCGCCATCATCGGGTCGTTCCTCACCGGCGCAGTGGTCTGCGCGGTGTCGTCGCCGACGTTGGGCGTCCACACGGTGTGGTTGGCCCTGCCGCTGTTGGCTTTCGCACTGGCCCTGTTCTCCTACGACGAGTGGTCGGTGCGTCGGCGACGCTGA